A stretch of the Bradyrhizobium arachidis genome encodes the following:
- a CDS encoding SMP-30/gluconolactonase/LRE family protein, with amino-acid sequence MSNVRVLATDLEFPEGPVVMPDGSVVLVEIRGQRLTRVYPDGRKEIVAKVPGGPNGAALGPDGKMYVCNNGGFSWIPTGKMIMPGPQPDDYLGGSIQRVDLQSGKLETVVSKCGEHALRGPNDLVFDKHGGLWFSELGKRRAREMDVGGIYYVKPGMKEIVEIVHGVLPANGIGLSPDESTVYIGETPTARLWAYELSAPGTLKPREVIYRGERGKPIAGLGGYQMFDSLAVEAGGNVCVATLVTGCISVIAPDGRLVEQVPTGDRVTTNIAFGGPELKTAYITLSGKGELIAMDWPRSGLPLNFLNK; translated from the coding sequence ATGTCCAACGTTCGCGTTCTCGCCACTGACCTCGAGTTTCCCGAAGGCCCCGTGGTGATGCCGGACGGCTCGGTCGTGCTGGTGGAAATCCGCGGCCAGCGCCTCACGCGGGTCTATCCCGACGGCCGCAAGGAAATCGTGGCCAAGGTCCCGGGCGGTCCGAACGGCGCGGCGCTCGGCCCCGACGGCAAGATGTATGTCTGCAACAATGGCGGCTTCTCCTGGATCCCGACCGGCAAGATGATCATGCCGGGGCCGCAGCCGGACGACTATCTCGGCGGCTCGATTCAGCGCGTCGATTTGCAATCGGGCAAGTTAGAGACCGTCGTCAGCAAATGCGGCGAGCATGCGCTGCGCGGACCGAACGACCTGGTGTTCGACAAGCACGGCGGCCTCTGGTTCTCCGAGCTCGGCAAGCGCCGCGCCCGCGAGATGGACGTCGGCGGTATCTACTATGTGAAGCCGGGCATGAAGGAGATCGTCGAGATCGTGCACGGCGTGCTGCCGGCGAACGGCATTGGCCTGTCGCCGGACGAGTCCACCGTCTATATCGGCGAGACGCCGACCGCGCGGCTGTGGGCCTACGAGCTCTCCGCGCCCGGCACGCTGAAGCCGCGCGAGGTGATCTATCGTGGCGAACGCGGAAAGCCGATCGCGGGCCTCGGCGGCTACCAGATGTTCGACTCACTCGCGGTCGAGGCAGGCGGCAATGTCTGCGTCGCGACCCTCGTCACCGGCTGCATCTCGGTGATCGCGCCTGACGGCAGACTGGTGGAGCAGGTGCCGACCGGCGACCGCGTCACCACCAACATTGCCTTCGGCGGCCCCGAGCTGAAGACTGCCTACATCACACTGTCGGGTAAGGGCGAGCTGATCGCCATGGACTGGCCGCGCAGCGGATTGCCGTTGAACTTCTTGAACAAGTGA
- a CDS encoding MoxR family ATPase, whose product MKFTGTKDYVATDDLKVAVNASIVLERPLLVKGEPGTGKTVLAEEVAKALNAPLLTWHIKSTTKAQQGLYEYDAVSRLRDSQLGDARVSDIKNYIKRGKLWDAFTAEQRPVLLIDEIDKADIEFPNDLLLELDRMEFHVYETGETIKAKQRPIMMITSNNEKELPDAFLRRCFFHYIKFPDAETMGRIVDVHFPGIKKRLVEEALRIFFEVREVPGLKKKPSTSELLDWLKLLLNEEMTPEQLRERDPRKLIPPLHGALLKNEQDVHLFERLAFLSRREV is encoded by the coding sequence ATGAAGTTTACCGGCACCAAGGACTATGTTGCGACCGACGACCTCAAGGTCGCCGTCAATGCCTCGATCGTGCTCGAGCGCCCGCTCCTGGTGAAGGGCGAGCCCGGCACGGGCAAGACGGTGCTGGCGGAGGAAGTGGCCAAGGCACTGAACGCGCCGCTGCTGACCTGGCACATCAAGTCCACCACCAAGGCGCAGCAGGGCCTCTACGAATATGACGCCGTGTCGCGTCTGCGCGACAGCCAGCTCGGCGATGCGCGGGTGTCCGACATCAAGAACTACATCAAGCGCGGCAAGCTGTGGGACGCCTTCACCGCCGAGCAGCGCCCGGTGCTGCTGATCGACGAGATCGACAAGGCCGACATCGAATTCCCGAACGACCTGTTGCTCGAGCTCGACCGCATGGAATTCCATGTCTACGAGACCGGTGAGACCATCAAGGCGAAGCAGCGCCCGATCATGATGATCACCTCCAACAACGAGAAGGAGCTGCCGGACGCCTTCCTGCGCCGCTGCTTCTTCCACTACATCAAGTTCCCCGACGCCGAGACCATGGGCCGGATCGTCGACGTGCACTTCCCCGGCATCAAGAAGCGCCTGGTCGAAGAGGCGCTGCGCATCTTCTTCGAGGTGCGCGAGGTGCCCGGCCTGAAGAAGAAGCCGTCCACCTCCGAACTGCTCGACTGGCTGAAGCTCCTCCTCAACGAGGAGATGACCCCGGAGCAACTGCGCGAGCGCGACCCGCGCAAGCTGATCCCGCCGCTGCACGGTGCGCTCCTGAAGAACGAGCAGGACGTGCATCTGTTCGAACGGCTGGCGTTTTTGAGCCGGAGGGAAGTCTGA
- a CDS encoding GlsB/YeaQ/YmgE family stress response membrane protein produces MGIIAALVIGAIAGWLAGQIVRGAGFGLIGNIVIGIIGALVASWLLPQLGISLGSGTFRDIINGTIGAVIVLVVLSLIKRA; encoded by the coding sequence ATGGGGATTATTGCAGCACTCGTTATCGGCGCGATCGCTGGCTGGCTTGCCGGCCAAATTGTCCGCGGCGCGGGATTTGGCCTGATCGGCAACATCGTGATCGGCATCATCGGCGCGCTGGTCGCGAGCTGGCTGTTGCCGCAACTGGGCATCAGCCTCGGCAGCGGCACGTTCCGTGACATCATCAACGGGACCATCGGCGCGGTCATTGTGCTGGTCGTGCTTTCGCTGATAAAACGGGCCTAA
- a CDS encoding GNAT family N-acetyltransferase produces the protein MPWPDPVTLRGGHARLEPLSHQHLDGLTDAVKDGELHKLWYTAIPTAENMTKEIDRRLGLQKSGSMLPFTVFDADGQIAGMTTYMNIDAGNRRVEIGSTWYAKRVQRSPLNTQCKLLLLTHAFETLNCIAVEFRTHFFNHQSRRAIERLGAKQDGVLRSHQVAPNGTLRDTVVYSITAAEWPTVKAHLTYQLNDKPR, from the coding sequence ATGCCCTGGCCTGATCCAGTCACCCTGCGTGGAGGACATGCGCGTCTCGAGCCGCTGTCGCATCAGCACTTGGACGGGCTGACGGACGCCGTGAAGGACGGCGAGCTGCACAAGCTCTGGTACACCGCCATCCCGACGGCCGAAAACATGACGAAGGAGATCGACCGCCGCCTCGGCCTGCAGAAGTCGGGTTCGATGCTGCCCTTCACCGTGTTCGACGCCGACGGCCAGATCGCCGGCATGACCACTTACATGAACATCGACGCCGGCAACCGCCGCGTCGAGATCGGCTCGACCTGGTATGCGAAGCGAGTGCAGCGCTCGCCGCTCAACACGCAGTGCAAGCTGCTCTTGCTCACGCACGCTTTCGAGACGCTGAACTGCATCGCCGTCGAATTCCGCACCCATTTCTTCAACCATCAGAGCCGCCGCGCGATCGAGCGGTTAGGGGCGAAGCAGGACGGCGTTTTGCGCAGCCACCAGGTCGCGCCGAATGGCACGCTGCGTGATACCGTCGTCTACAGCATCACCGCGGCCGAATGGCCGACGGTGAAGGCGCATTTGACCTATCAGCTCAACGACAAGCCGCGCTGA
- a CDS encoding GMC family oxidoreductase: MDRFDYVIVGAGSAGCVLTYRLSEDPNTSVCVLEAGPSDWHPYIHLPAGFIKTFHMKSINWAYQQEVGPWTGGRSIYAPRGKTLGGSSSINGHIYNRGQNLDFDTWAQMGNRGWSYADVLPYFKRLEKRVGEGEDTYRGRDGNLTVTTMDWRDPLCEAFMEGAVSLGIPRNPDYNGAKQEGVSYCQRTIENGLRVSGSTAFLRPAMKRPNLHVQTHAHATEIIFEGKRAVGVRYMKGGRNGTPVEVRANKEVILAGGTYNSPQLLQLSGVGSPDLLQTHGIAVRHALPVGEGLQDHYAPRTVGRVKNIKTINELRRGFSLWIEALKWATQRRGLLSLSPTMVYCFWYSGESPDRSDLQLTFTPASYKEGVQGQLEDQPGMTVASWQQRPESRGYVRIRSKDPFAPPIIQTNYLDAELDRRVVVGGMKLARRLLKSAPLSPYYAYEDFPGPDVNTDDEFLKAVTERGTTTFHPGCTCRMGPVESTWAVVDDQLRVHGMEGLRVVDASVMPRMISANLNASAMMIADRASDLIRGKKPMEAANVPESAVA; the protein is encoded by the coding sequence ATGGATAGATTTGACTACGTGATCGTCGGCGCCGGCTCGGCCGGCTGCGTGCTGACCTACCGGCTGAGCGAGGACCCGAATACGAGCGTCTGCGTGCTGGAAGCCGGCCCTAGCGACTGGCATCCCTACATCCATCTGCCGGCGGGGTTCATCAAGACCTTCCACATGAAGAGCATCAACTGGGCCTACCAGCAGGAGGTCGGGCCCTGGACCGGCGGACGCAGCATCTACGCGCCACGCGGCAAGACGCTCGGCGGATCGTCCTCGATCAACGGCCACATCTACAATCGCGGCCAGAACCTCGACTTCGACACCTGGGCGCAGATGGGCAATCGCGGCTGGAGCTATGCCGACGTGTTGCCCTACTTCAAGCGGTTGGAGAAGCGGGTCGGTGAGGGCGAGGACACCTATCGCGGTCGCGACGGCAACCTCACCGTCACCACCATGGATTGGCGCGATCCGCTCTGCGAAGCCTTCATGGAAGGCGCGGTCTCGCTCGGCATTCCCCGCAACCCCGATTACAACGGCGCGAAGCAGGAGGGCGTCTCCTACTGCCAGCGCACCATCGAGAACGGCCTGCGCGTGTCGGGCTCGACCGCGTTCCTCAGACCAGCGATGAAGCGGCCGAACCTGCATGTGCAGACGCATGCGCATGCGACCGAGATCATCTTCGAGGGCAAGCGTGCCGTCGGCGTGCGCTACATGAAGGGCGGCCGCAACGGCACGCCGGTGGAGGTCCGCGCCAACAAGGAAGTGATTTTGGCGGGCGGCACCTATAATTCGCCGCAGCTCCTGCAGCTTTCAGGCGTGGGCTCCCCGGACCTGCTCCAGACCCACGGCATCGCGGTGCGTCACGCGCTCCCCGTGGGCGAGGGCCTTCAGGACCACTACGCGCCGCGCACCGTGGGGCGGGTGAAGAACATCAAGACCATCAACGAGCTCAGGCGCGGCTTCTCGCTCTGGATCGAGGCGCTGAAATGGGCCACGCAGCGGCGCGGCCTGCTGTCGCTGTCGCCGACCATGGTCTATTGCTTCTGGTATTCCGGCGAGAGCCCCGACCGCTCCGACCTGCAGCTCACCTTCACGCCGGCCAGCTACAAGGAAGGCGTGCAGGGCCAGCTCGAGGACCAGCCCGGCATGACGGTTGCCTCCTGGCAGCAGCGCCCCGAAAGCCGCGGCTATGTCCGCATCCGCTCCAAGGATCCGTTCGCGCCGCCGATCATCCAGACCAACTATCTCGACGCCGAGCTCGACCGCCGCGTCGTCGTCGGCGGCATGAAGCTCGCGCGACGCCTGCTCAAGTCCGCGCCGCTGTCGCCTTACTACGCCTACGAGGACTTCCCCGGCCCCGACGTCAACACCGACGACGAATTTTTGAAGGCCGTCACCGAGCGCGGCACCACGACCTTCCACCCGGGGTGCACCTGCCGCATGGGCCCGGTGGAATCCACCTGGGCGGTCGTGGACGACCAGCTTCGTGTCCATGGGATGGAAGGTTTGCGCGTCGTCGACGCCTCCGTCATGCCGCGCATGATCTCGGCGAACCTGAACGCATCAGCGATGATGATCGCGGATCGCGCGTCGGATTTGATCCGCGGCAAGAAGCCGATGGAAGCGGCGAATGTGCCGGAAAGCGCGGTGGCATGA